The Deinococcus seoulensis genome has a segment encoding these proteins:
- the thpR gene encoding RNA 2',3'-cyclic phosphodiesterase — MKIKKTARKPEPAAPQDGRSALQSALAEARQAAQQKGRPRAAAHRKDSPQKKDSREKDSREKTAREQREAGAPRGERPPRPARPGAAKPGGAAGQERGDDNHQPPGTQRLFFALKVPANLAGPIREAQRKLRGNWRNVNADQMHVTLAYLPAVPNDRVDDLKRLGVRLMQDLAPMQVHLRGTGYHPNEGSPRVWFVKVEAEGLTELAQALRDGIHELGLRTDDQPFKGHITLARKKGPAPRVPPLIFTQNWQAGGAVLYRSILRKTGPIYETASTFRFRAPLPTEPTTESITEPTSAEPSTTEPSTAPTTTSPAPQAAPDNQ; from the coding sequence ATGAAGATCAAGAAAACCGCCCGTAAACCAGAACCCGCCGCCCCGCAGGACGGCCGCAGCGCCCTGCAGAGCGCCCTGGCCGAGGCACGGCAGGCCGCCCAGCAGAAGGGAAGGCCCAGGGCAGCAGCCCACCGGAAGGACAGCCCCCAGAAGAAAGACAGCCGTGAGAAGGACAGCCGTGAGAAGACCGCCCGTGAGCAGCGCGAGGCAGGCGCCCCCCGTGGCGAGCGTCCGCCCCGCCCCGCCAGGCCGGGCGCCGCGAAACCGGGCGGCGCGGCCGGGCAGGAGCGCGGCGACGACAACCACCAGCCTCCGGGCACGCAGCGGCTGTTCTTCGCGCTGAAGGTTCCCGCGAACCTCGCTGGGCCGATCCGGGAGGCGCAGCGCAAACTGCGTGGCAACTGGCGCAACGTGAACGCCGACCAGATGCACGTCACGCTGGCGTACCTGCCGGCCGTGCCGAACGACCGCGTGGACGATCTCAAGCGCCTGGGGGTGCGGCTGATGCAGGACCTCGCGCCCATGCAGGTGCACCTGCGCGGCACCGGCTACCACCCCAACGAGGGCAGCCCGCGCGTGTGGTTCGTGAAGGTCGAGGCCGAGGGCCTGACTGAACTGGCGCAGGCGCTGCGCGACGGCATTCACGAACTGGGCCTGCGCACCGATGACCAACCGTTCAAGGGGCACATCACCCTGGCGCGCAAGAAAGGCCCGGCGCCGCGCGTGCCGCCGCTGATCTTCACGCAGAACTGGCAGGCGGGCGGCGCGGTCCTGTACCGCAGCATCCTGCGCAAGACCGGTCCCATCTACGAGACCGCCAGCACCTTCCGGTTCCGCGCGCCGCTCCCCACAGAACCCACCACTGAATCAATCACTGAACCCACCTCCGCTGAACCCAGCACGACCGAACCCAGCACCGCGCCCACCACGACCTCCCCGGCCCCGCAGGCCGCCCCGGACAACCAGTAA
- the recA gene encoding recombinase RecA, whose translation MSKEKEITAAPTDAKERAKAIDTAMSQIEKAFGKGSIMKLGAESKLDVQTISTGSLSLDLALGVGGIPKGRVTEIYGPESGGKTTLALSIIAQSQKAGGTAAFIDAEHALDPVYARALGVNTDELLVSQPDNGEQALEIMELLVRSGAIDIVVVDSVAALTPRAEIEGEMGDSLPGLQARLMSQALRKLTGILSKTNTAAIFINQVREKIGVMYGNPETTTGGRALKFYASVRLDVRKIGQPIKVGNDAVANTVKVKTVKNKVAAPFKEVELALVYGKGFDQLSDLVTLASDMDIIKKAGSFYSYGDERIGQGKEKAIAYIAERPEMENEIRERVLTAIRTGNAPELPTKPISE comes from the coding sequence ATGAGCAAGGAAAAAGAGATCACTGCCGCCCCCACCGACGCCAAGGAACGCGCCAAGGCCATCGACACCGCCATGAGCCAGATCGAGAAGGCGTTCGGCAAGGGCAGCATCATGAAACTCGGCGCCGAGAGCAAACTCGACGTGCAGACCATCAGCACCGGCAGCCTCAGCCTCGACCTCGCCCTCGGCGTGGGCGGCATCCCCAAGGGCCGCGTCACCGAGATCTACGGCCCGGAATCCGGCGGGAAGACCACCCTGGCCCTGAGCATCATCGCGCAGTCCCAGAAGGCCGGCGGGACCGCCGCGTTCATCGACGCCGAACACGCCCTGGACCCCGTGTACGCCCGCGCGCTCGGCGTGAACACCGACGAACTGCTCGTCTCGCAGCCCGATAACGGCGAGCAGGCGCTGGAAATCATGGAACTGCTGGTCCGCAGCGGCGCCATCGACATCGTCGTCGTCGACTCGGTCGCCGCCCTGACCCCCCGCGCCGAGATCGAGGGCGAGATGGGCGACAGCCTCCCCGGCCTGCAGGCCCGCCTCATGAGTCAGGCGCTGCGTAAGCTGACCGGGATTCTCAGCAAGACGAACACCGCCGCCATCTTCATCAACCAGGTCCGCGAGAAGATCGGCGTGATGTACGGCAACCCGGAAACCACCACCGGCGGCCGCGCCCTGAAGTTCTACGCCTCCGTGCGCCTGGACGTCCGCAAGATCGGGCAGCCCATCAAGGTCGGGAACGACGCCGTCGCGAACACCGTGAAGGTCAAGACCGTGAAGAACAAGGTCGCCGCGCCCTTCAAGGAAGTCGAACTGGCCCTGGTGTACGGCAAGGGCTTCGACCAACTCAGTGACCTTGTCACGCTTGCCAGCGACATGGACATCATCAAGAAGGCCGGGAGCTTCTACTCGTACGGCGACGAACGCATCGGCCAGGGCAAGGAGAAGGCCATCGCGTACATCGCCGAGCGTCCCGAGATGGAAAACGAGATCCGCGAACGCGTCCTGACCGCCATCCGCACCGGGAACGCCCCGGAACTGCCCACCAAACCCATTTCCGAATAA